The genomic stretch AGAGAAACCAATACTAACCCGAGTTACGTCTTAGATTATAGAGCTAATTTTACCATGTAAGCGGACTTTAGCAAGGAAATTAAATTGTTTTTTATGGGTAAATTTTTAAGCGGTTTACACTGCAAGTACCGAGCACAATATCCCGTTTATTTGATAGGACCAGATCTATCGAATGGATAGATAATCTTATACGCTTTGCCTCTTAGGGATTTTCTCGGAATAAGACCGAAATACCTGCTGTCTTTGCTGTTGGCACTATTATCGCCAAGGACAAAGTAGCTATCCGAAGGTATCTTTACTGGCTGACCAACTTTAGCGTAGTCGCCTCTATTATAGTAATAGATTCTTTTGAATGCTTCGGGCTCTGTTATGGCGATACCATTCATTATCACTTTCCCGTCTTTTATTTCAATTGTTTCGCCAGGTAAGCCTGCGATTCGTTTGACAAAGTTAATTTTGGGATCAAAGGGAGAGGTAAAAATAACCACATCTCCCCTTTTCGGCTCCGTTTTCTTGTATATGCCCTTATCTGCAAATATCCTATCCCCTACCATTAAAGCCGGTGTCATTGTGCCTGATGGGATTTTATATGCTTCCATTACGTTCGACTTAATATATCGAGCAAGCGGCCAGGCAATTATATCGGACGGGTTGAATATAAACATGATAAAAAGGATACCGAGAATAATTAAAACTCTTTTCCCGGCCGTTATGCTTCTGATGAGATTATTTTTGACATTATATGCCTTTGCGCATCTATAGGCATCAATGATAACAAATATGCCATAAGCAAATAAAATGATAAACGCGCAGCCCAGTAGATAAATATTGATCCTACTGTTGGGATTTACCGCATAATATAAGAAGCCCGGGATTACTATAATGAAGGGTATGCAAAAAAATAGGATCCCTCTTATTATTCTTCCTGCATATATCTGCCCTAATCCCCCAAAAATAAAGGACAACATTACCGCAATTAAGGGTTCTTTTGGTTTAAGATCGCTCATTCTTTCCTCAGGAAGAAGATCCTGCTGCATTAAACGCCTGTTTATCTCCGGCCGCCACAATGAACAATAAGACAATATATATAACTACGCCGGATAATATATTGACCACCTTTAAAACTATATTCTCGGGCAGCAGAAGAACATTGAAAAGTATTTCTATGCATAAAGCCGAATAGATGAGTTTAATGGCTGGTCGCCTCATCTGGAGAAGGCGCGCCGATGCGAAAACAAAAAATCCCGAGACGAGGATCCCTATCAACCCGAGAAAAAGGCAACTGTTACGCAAATAAGGCGTATTCCAAAGTTGAGTCATCATTCTAAGGAACTCACTGTTCTGTTGTCCGGCCGGCATCTGTCTTTGCGCCTCCATAAGCAACTTCGGCATAAAGATAGGCATAAGCATAGTCAGCACGGCACCCAGGGTCCCGAGGCTTCCCCAAATAATTCCAATGACTCCTACGGCCGTCGCCCAAGCCGGTCTTTTCATCGCTTATCTCCTACTATTTACGCTTTAGTGAACACGTTCTAGCAAACAAACTGGCGGAGAGTGGAGGATGATAATGCCTCCGCTCCCAATGCCATTATAATAAATAAGTTACGTTAATGCAAGTTGGTTACTATACAGGAATCGTACAGGTTTTATAGACGTTTCTTTGGTACTTGGGCACGTTTTGGCATAAAAATATTCACTGTCTACAAAATATTATCGATTGTAATTCACCTTCCCATATTTTTTCATCACGAAAGATCTTGGCTAAGGGATCAGCGTGATATGTTATTGCCTTATATTCAACTCTTAATTTCTTTCCCTTAAACTCGGTGTCCGGATATGCCTCATCAAGGTTCATCACATAATCATAACTATTGCCAGGGGCAATTGTTATTTTTTCAATGTGGACAGGACGATCGGGAGCTAGAGGAGCAGAAAATTCTCCCTGGTTTATTCCCACCCGAATACTGCACGAATGGATGTAATTGCGGGGCACAATCGGTGATTTCCTGTTTCCATCCACTATTATGCCGATTACACCTAGCCATTCTTGTAAATGGTTAGGGTTCTTTCCTTCAATCTTGCCTGGTGCTTCCATAAAAATATTTATATTTTTATCATCGTAATTCTTTATTACTATCTCGATAGATTTGTCTGTTTTAAACTTTGCTTGCAATTCTAAACCGTTGATTATTAAAGGGAGATTCTTACCATAACGAGATTTGTTTTCTTGCCAGAATTTTTCCCAAGCCTTATTACCCGGTACTCTAGCCTCCTTTGATTTATACCATAAATTATTATTATCAATTCCACCAACAAATAAAATACCAAAATTCTTGTTAAGAACGTACATGATATTATAATTAACACTATGATCGGGATGATTTAGCGCTTTTATCATTTTCTCAATCTGATCAGAACCGAAAGGAACTTTATATACCGAGAGACGTCTCAACACTTCGGAACATACTGAATTAGCGTTTCCATTTATACAACCTTTTTTAATCCAATCTTCATATTCGGGGATATCTTTACTGAGACCTTCGATTAAATAATCAATATATTTATACTCACCTAACATGACCAAACTGCCAAATATATAATAACGAATGAATGAGTCATATCTGTATGTAGTATTATTCTTATTCTTTTCGAGGAATTCTTTCAAATATTTAATAGTTTCTTTATTTCCTAATACGCCGATTGCCTCATAATCATATTGTTCATCATTATATTTTTCTACTCCGCTCAAGTAATATTCTAATTTCTTCAATTTATCTTTTATGAGAGGAGTGCCTTCAATTTGTGCATATTCATTCATAATAAATTCTTGGTTATCAGCAAAAACTATTATTGGGCTTACCACTAGTATTAAAATAAAAATAATAAGTCTGATCATCCCGCTCCCTCCGTTATGTATTTTCATGCATATTCGTAACTTATAATAGTTCATGTCGTTGGCGCCAGATGGGCACAACAATCCTATTGATTTCTTGGAATTATTATAACTCTATGTAAGATAAGAAGCAAAGGAGGATTAAAAGGACTGGCGGAGAGTGGAGGAGCAGTACATCTCCGCTTACAATGCCATTATAATAAATAACTTACGCCGATACAAGGTGCTCACTGTACAGGAATCGTACAGGTTTTAAGGTGTTTCTACTTAACTAAAACGTTCATATCCTTCAGTACTTTTATAACTTTTTCGGGTGATGATGACCATATGCTTATCGAGCCTGGCAAATCACGTCTTCGGTGGGAATATATTATTCCTTTCGAAAACCAATAGCGTTTTAGTGTTGCGCTCTCTAAATCATAATAATTTATTACGAGCTTACTTAGCCCATATGAAATAACAATAAACCGATCATAAAGCGCATGACGAACAAATGGGAATGTAAGATTAACAATATAATTGAATCTCGCTCCGCATTGTTCTTGAAATAGTGGTTTTTGGTTCTTTTCGATTGGGGCTTTTATTTTGCTACCGACATAAAAATATGCGAATACGATTAAAGCTACCCCCGGAATAGCCATTGGAATAACTTCGTCGTAAGTAATAATAAAACTGGGGCTATAGATAAGGCTGTGTTCCTTTAGATCTGTAATGGGGACGTCGACTACCGGCATAAAAGCGCCCAATAGAAAAAAGAGAATAAGAAGGACTAATACTATTAAAACTATGCTATTAAGAAAATACGTTATAGTTTTATTCTTTAT from Candidatus Omnitrophota bacterium encodes the following:
- the lepB gene encoding signal peptidase I; its protein translation is MQQDLLPEERMSDLKPKEPLIAVMLSFIFGGLGQIYAGRIIRGILFFCIPFIIVIPGFLYYAVNPNSRINIYLLGCAFIILFAYGIFVIIDAYRCAKAYNVKNNLIRSITAGKRVLIILGILFIMFIFNPSDIIAWPLARYIKSNVMEAYKIPSGTMTPALMVGDRIFADKGIYKKTEPKRGDVVIFTSPFDPKINFVKRIAGLPGETIEIKDGKVIMNGIAITEPEAFKRIYYYNRGDYAKVGQPVKIPSDSYFVLGDNSANSKDSRYFGLIPRKSLRGKAYKIIYPFDRSGPIK